From Pandoraea norimbergensis, the proteins below share one genomic window:
- a CDS encoding AzlC family ABC transporter permease, translating to MSGLYSPSVAAQASPFRTELARGMRAALPVMVGFIPFALVLGAQAAQKGLSAIEVPLMTGLNFAGGSEFTAIRIWTSPPHIALIIAMSLLVNARHILMGAALAPRMRHVPLRRALAALFLMCDESWAMALADADARGKERISFGYYVGAAINLWLTWVAFTALGAVLGPVLGDIEKYGFDMAFTAVFVVLLRGMWKGMKASRPWFVSLVVSAITYLLVPGAWYVAAGTCAGLIAAVALEKKDA from the coding sequence ATGAGTGGTTTGTATTCGCCATCGGTCGCGGCGCAGGCGTCGCCGTTTCGCACCGAATTGGCACGCGGCATGCGCGCGGCGCTGCCGGTGATGGTCGGCTTTATCCCTTTCGCGTTGGTGCTCGGGGCGCAAGCCGCCCAGAAGGGCTTGAGCGCCATCGAAGTGCCCCTGATGACCGGCCTCAACTTCGCGGGCGGCTCCGAGTTCACGGCGATCCGCATCTGGACGTCGCCGCCGCATATCGCGCTGATCATCGCCATGTCGCTGCTCGTGAATGCGCGACACATTCTGATGGGTGCGGCGCTCGCGCCGCGTATGCGTCACGTGCCGTTGCGGCGCGCGCTCGCCGCCCTTTTCCTGATGTGCGACGAGAGCTGGGCGATGGCGCTGGCAGACGCTGACGCGCGCGGCAAGGAACGCATCAGCTTCGGCTACTACGTGGGTGCCGCAATCAATCTCTGGCTGACGTGGGTGGCGTTCACGGCACTCGGTGCGGTGCTGGGTCCGGTGTTGGGCGATATCGAGAAGTACGGCTTCGACATGGCCTTTACGGCGGTTTTCGTCGTGTTGCTCAGGGGCATGTGGAAAGGCATGAAGGCCAGCCGTCCGTGGTTCGTGAGTCTGGTGGTGTCGGCGATCACTTATCTGCTGGTTCCGGGTGCCTGGTACGTTGCAGCGGGCACGTGTGCAGGGCTAATTGCAGCCGTCGCTCTGGAGAAGAAAGATGCTTGA
- a CDS encoding AzlD family protein, with translation MLDAMTVLTIVLMAASTYATRIVGFVALRDRTLSPRMRAIMESVPGCVLISVIAPAFVSRNPADLLALAVTLLVATRFSLLPTVVISVVVTGVLRQVM, from the coding sequence ATGCTTGATGCGATGACGGTCCTGACCATCGTACTGATGGCTGCGTCGACCTATGCGACGCGTATTGTCGGCTTTGTAGCGCTGCGCGATCGCACGTTGAGCCCGCGCATGCGAGCGATTATGGAAAGCGTGCCCGGCTGCGTGCTGATCTCGGTGATTGCACCGGCGTTCGTGTCGCGCAACCCGGCAGATTTGCTCGCGCTTGCGGTAACGTTGCTGGTGGCGACCCGGTTTTCGTTGTTGCCGACGGTGGTGATCAGCGTGGTGGTGACCGGGGTGTTGCGGCAGGTGATGTGA
- a CDS encoding LysR family transcriptional regulator, translated as MPSVVEGHLLARLRARHLALLVTLADTLSIHRAAARLHMTQPAASKSLRELETLFGTQLFERHPRGLRPTAATQIVIDRARIMLVEMQKLGSDLELIANGALGKVRVGMMPVAMPTLLSKVLLQLGNDAPRVVAEFHEGSLDWMLGALSQGKLDCVICRLGDGTAATHFRREALFDESVCIVARSGHPIARRKTITPAMLASADWIFPGGDAPLRTSIRQFFTDAAMPVPVPKVECVSVLANLQMLQDTDWLAFLPRPIALQYAKLGVIAILNASHEWPMPAVGLVTRAETQQTPALDAFVNAARSVASTS; from the coding sequence ATGCCATCAGTCGTTGAAGGACATCTTCTCGCTCGCTTGCGGGCGCGGCATCTGGCGTTGCTCGTCACGCTTGCGGACACGCTCAGCATTCATCGCGCGGCGGCACGTCTTCACATGACGCAACCCGCTGCGAGCAAATCGCTTCGTGAATTGGAAACGCTGTTCGGCACCCAACTATTCGAGCGCCATCCGCGCGGCTTGAGGCCCACGGCCGCGACCCAGATCGTGATTGATCGGGCACGCATCATGCTGGTCGAAATGCAGAAACTCGGCAGCGATCTCGAACTCATTGCCAACGGTGCGCTAGGTAAAGTGCGCGTCGGCATGATGCCGGTCGCGATGCCGACGCTGTTGAGCAAGGTCTTGCTGCAATTGGGAAACGATGCCCCGCGCGTGGTGGCGGAGTTTCATGAAGGGTCGCTTGACTGGATGTTGGGTGCGCTCTCGCAGGGCAAACTCGATTGCGTTATTTGCCGGCTAGGCGACGGCACAGCGGCGACGCACTTTCGCAGAGAGGCGCTGTTTGACGAGAGCGTTTGCATCGTCGCGCGAAGCGGTCATCCGATCGCTCGGCGTAAGACCATCACACCGGCAATGCTGGCATCGGCCGACTGGATATTCCCGGGGGGCGACGCCCCGTTGCGAACATCGATTCGGCAATTCTTCACCGATGCTGCGATGCCAGTGCCAGTTCCCAAGGTCGAATGCGTCTCGGTGCTTGCGAATCTACAGATGCTGCAAGACACCGATTGGCTCGCATTCCTTCCGCGGCCAATTGCGCTTCAATATGCAAAGCTCGGTGTCATTGCCATTCTGAACGCGTCGCACGAGTGGCCGATGCCGGCCGTTGGATTAGTGACGCGCGCGGAGACTCAACAGACGCCAGCGCTGGATGCCTTTGTGAATGCGGCCCGAAGCGTGGCCAGCACTAGCTAA
- a CDS encoding MBL fold metallo-hydrolase, with the protein MQNMLRKCAAIVALLGAVGYAPLSTAAMKVTLLGTGTPILNIDRFGISVLVEAGDQKLLFDAGRGVAMRMHQQQVPLRDISAVFISLLNSDHITGLPDLYATAPLPTDDGRLKTPMRLYGPDGIENVAQGIELMFKDQNRMRMLEGEVVEPATHITTKRVEPGTVYEKDGVKVTAFLIEHGHVKPDFGYRIEYDGHAVIITDDTTYSENLVAHSKHADLMVQSVAIGSRALERAAPDYVNHFYGYLASPENAGRILAETQPKLAVFAHISLYSQPGIPRATVDELRERVQAAYRGNFVIGEDLMSFSIDKRGVTQLPYSAEVRHKEPGSRNLP; encoded by the coding sequence ATGCAGAACATGCTTCGAAAGTGTGCAGCAATCGTAGCGTTGCTAGGTGCCGTTGGCTATGCGCCATTGAGCACGGCAGCGATGAAGGTGACGCTTCTCGGCACGGGTACGCCGATTCTGAACATCGACCGGTTTGGTATCAGCGTGTTGGTCGAAGCGGGTGATCAGAAACTGTTGTTCGATGCCGGACGTGGCGTCGCAATGCGCATGCATCAACAGCAGGTTCCGCTTCGCGACATCTCTGCCGTCTTCATTAGCTTACTGAATTCGGACCATATCACCGGACTGCCTGATCTGTATGCAACGGCACCACTGCCGACCGATGATGGGCGTTTAAAAACGCCGATGCGCCTCTATGGTCCTGACGGAATAGAGAACGTCGCGCAAGGCATCGAACTCATGTTCAAGGACCAGAACCGGATGCGCATGCTGGAAGGTGAAGTGGTCGAACCGGCGACGCACATCACGACGAAGCGGGTTGAGCCCGGGACGGTTTATGAAAAGGATGGCGTGAAGGTCACGGCCTTTTTGATCGAGCACGGCCACGTCAAACCGGACTTCGGTTATCGCATCGAATACGACGGGCATGCGGTGATCATTACCGATGACACGACGTATTCCGAGAACCTCGTTGCGCATTCGAAGCACGCAGACCTTATGGTGCAGAGTGTCGCCATCGGCAGCCGTGCTTTGGAGCGCGCCGCGCCGGATTACGTCAATCACTTCTACGGCTATCTCGCCAGTCCGGAAAATGCGGGTCGGATTCTGGCGGAAACCCAACCGAAGCTGGCGGTCTTTGCCCACATCTCGCTTTATAGCCAACCGGGCATCCCGCGAGCCACAGTGGATGAGTTGCGCGAACGCGTCCAGGCGGCCTATCGCGGAAATTTTGTTATCGGCGAAGATTTGATGAGCTTCTCGATCGATAAGCGCGGCGTGACACAACTGCCCTACTCAGCGGAAGTTCGGCACAAGGAGCCGGGCAGTCGCAATTTGCCGTAA
- a CDS encoding EAL domain-containing protein, which translates to MFRRLSLISASIALGCVGTVLPVLTSIYIAREDAQKREQEDLQQFAAKAVMRAEQVTYQAFAAIADLSAGIEPRCSPAYIARASRVIFNYGYVQDAGAYGDSQYLCSPLLGDVRDKHYVLPAPSWRSNDGYLVWLRQRNPISDVRDDIQFGRDGNYVSINPQSYVDIIDPARRPIAAVNIDTNNIIAMSYGADGDDMLDAWRHGGQIKSDTWHYAVARSSSRPIGVVVKAPRSGLIANWTRLLAVWLAIGVGVGGLIGWLSYKRISRQVSFPATLEWAIARRYIEVHYQPIVRLEDGVCVGSEALVRWNLNGQNIPPDIFVAVAEENDLIQPLTDLVLDKTVRELQELLRAQPSFYVSINVAGEDLQTDRFIKKLDASLSGTGIHPSQIRIEATERGLLKAESARKIIAALRQAGHPVYIDDFGTGYSSLSYLQSFTVDVLKIDKSFVDTIGQGAASSVVAPHIIEMAHELGLGIVAEGVETEAQAEYLKSKGVEYGQGWLFSKAMPAAKLIAWLKARSQNTHNQNGPENTLAH; encoded by the coding sequence ATGTTCAGACGACTGTCGCTCATTTCGGCATCCATTGCGCTCGGTTGTGTCGGCACGGTGCTTCCCGTGCTGACCAGCATCTACATTGCGCGCGAAGACGCGCAAAAGCGTGAGCAGGAAGACCTCCAGCAGTTTGCCGCGAAGGCGGTCATGCGCGCCGAGCAGGTCACTTATCAGGCGTTCGCCGCGATTGCCGATCTGTCTGCCGGTATCGAACCCCGCTGTTCCCCCGCCTACATTGCACGAGCGTCTCGCGTCATCTTCAACTACGGCTACGTTCAGGACGCAGGCGCGTACGGCGACTCGCAATACCTTTGTTCCCCTTTGCTTGGCGATGTGCGCGACAAACACTACGTGCTACCGGCACCGAGTTGGCGCAGTAACGACGGGTATCTCGTCTGGCTTCGGCAGCGCAACCCCATTAGCGACGTTCGTGACGATATTCAATTCGGGCGCGACGGCAATTACGTGTCGATCAATCCGCAATCGTATGTGGACATCATCGATCCGGCGCGACGTCCCATCGCTGCCGTCAACATCGACACCAACAATATCATCGCCATGTCGTACGGCGCCGACGGCGACGACATGCTCGATGCGTGGCGGCATGGCGGCCAGATCAAAAGCGACACATGGCATTACGCGGTCGCCCGCTCGTCGTCACGGCCTATTGGCGTCGTCGTCAAAGCACCTCGCAGTGGGTTGATTGCCAACTGGACGAGGCTACTCGCGGTCTGGCTCGCCATCGGGGTGGGTGTCGGCGGGCTGATCGGGTGGCTCTCTTATAAGCGAATCTCCCGTCAAGTCTCGTTCCCCGCCACGCTCGAATGGGCCATCGCACGCCGGTACATTGAGGTGCACTACCAACCGATCGTGCGGCTTGAAGATGGGGTTTGCGTCGGCTCTGAAGCACTCGTTCGCTGGAACCTGAACGGCCAGAATATCCCGCCGGATATTTTTGTTGCTGTCGCCGAAGAGAACGATCTTATCCAGCCGTTAACCGATCTGGTGCTCGATAAAACGGTTCGAGAACTTCAGGAATTGCTGCGCGCGCAGCCATCGTTCTATGTATCGATTAATGTGGCCGGCGAGGATCTGCAAACCGACAGGTTTATTAAAAAGCTGGACGCGAGCTTGTCGGGCACGGGCATCCATCCTTCTCAAATCAGAATTGAGGCGACCGAGCGCGGTCTGCTCAAAGCCGAGTCAGCACGAAAGATCATCGCTGCGCTGCGGCAAGCCGGTCACCCTGTGTATATCGATGACTTCGGCACCGGTTATTCCAGTCTGTCATACCTGCAATCCTTCACCGTTGATGTGTTAAAGATCGACAAGTCGTTTGTCGACACGATCGGACAGGGGGCGGCTTCGAGCGTCGTCGCGCCGCACATCATTGAAATGGCACACGAACTGGGCCTAGGCATCGTAGCGGAAGGTGTCGAAACTGAGGCTCAGGCTGAGTACCTGAAGAGCAAGGGCGTCGAATACGGACAAGGCTGGCTGTTCTCGAAAGCGATGCCGGCGGCGAAGTTGATTGCGTGGCTTAAGGCGCGTAGTCAGAACACGCACAATCAAAATGGGCCGGAAAACACGTTGGCCCACTGA
- the pgsA gene encoding CDP-diacylglycerol--glycerol-3-phosphate 3-phosphatidyltransferase, giving the protein MPFNVPIFLTWLRIVLIPLVVGVYYLPTTCLTPVQMNWVACAIFVLAALTDWFDGFLARRWNQTSAFGAFLDPVADKLMVAAALLMLLQMGRINALVALIIIGREITISALREWMAQIGASRSVAVHQLGKIKTAAQMVAIPLLLFNGTVVWNGLRFDSRFWGTWLIYVAAVLTLWSMLYYLRRAWPQIRERGGGEM; this is encoded by the coding sequence ATGCCTTTTAATGTCCCCATATTCCTGACCTGGCTTCGGATCGTCCTGATCCCGCTCGTGGTTGGCGTTTACTACTTGCCGACCACCTGTCTGACCCCGGTCCAGATGAATTGGGTGGCGTGCGCGATCTTTGTGCTGGCGGCGCTGACCGACTGGTTTGACGGGTTTCTGGCGCGCCGCTGGAACCAGACCTCGGCCTTCGGGGCGTTTTTGGACCCGGTGGCTGACAAGCTGATGGTGGCGGCGGCCCTGCTGATGTTGTTGCAGATGGGGCGGATCAATGCGCTGGTGGCGTTGATCATCATTGGCCGCGAGATCACGATTTCGGCGTTGCGTGAGTGGATGGCGCAGATTGGCGCGTCGCGCAGCGTGGCGGTGCATCAGTTGGGCAAGATCAAGACGGCGGCGCAGATGGTGGCGATTCCGTTGTTGCTGTTCAACGGCACGGTGGTGTGGAACGGGTTGCGATTCGACTCGCGGTTCTGGGGCACGTGGCTGATTTACGTGGCGGCGGTGCTGACGCTGTGGTCGATGCTGTATTATTTGCGCCGCGCGTGGCCGCAGATTCGGGAGCGTGGCGGGGGTGAGATGTGA